A region of the Litchfieldia alkalitelluris genome:
ACAAAACCAATATCGACTGATTGCCTACTGATAGATGTCTAAGTAATTATTTAATGACTGCACTCGGATGATCTTCTTTAACTATATCTAGTTACATGTTTTCGTGATAAACCGCGATCATTTGGACCTTCTCCCATTGGCCAGAACGCTTTAGTCGTAATGACATAGGATTCACGTGGATACTCTTTTAGTGCTTGAGCCATTACACGTTCACCTTGACCTTACTCATATACATTTGCAGAATCAAAAAAGTTGATACCTAATTCATATGCTTTATGTATCGTTTTTTCAGCCACATTTTCTTCTATCGATTTCCCATACGTTAACCAACTTCCTAAACTAATTTCACTAACCTTCAAGCCACTTTTTCCCAATCTTCTATATTTCATCGTGGTAATACCTCCTAGGTTTTGTTTTTTCCAAAGATTTATGTAGTTCTATTTCATTCAACTCCGGGTGACACTCTACTTGATTGACCATTGTTTTATTATGCAAGATAATCAAAAACTAATCCCATATTAAGAATTCTATCTATAAGATACAGTAGTGGTGTTTTACAAATACTATCAAAAGTAATCCGTAAACTTGTAATTAATATATCTACTTCTGTTTTCAGCTATCCTTAATTCCCAAAAAACTAAGTTATAGGCGTTTCCATTATAGTTAATCATGGTCACTACTTCACTTCTTATCAACTGGATATTTTATCGCATTCTTCTCCATCTTTTTAAAAACTTCCTCTTCTAAATCTACACCCATTTGGTCTGCTAATTGTATAAGATAAATCAAAACATCAGCCATCTCTTCCTTGATGTTCTGTCTTGATTCAGCAATAGCTTCTTCACTGCTTTTCCATTGGAAATTTTCCAAAAGTTCGTTTGCTTCCAGTGAGATTGAAAGAGCAAGATCTTTTTCATTGTGGTAAGGTTTCCAACCTCTTTCATCTCGGAAACTTGTTATTTTATCTATTATATTTTTCATATTAGTAATCCTCCAAGGATAAGGCGGAATATGTATATTTTTGTAATTAGCCTTTTAACATTTTAATTTCAAAATAAAAATATGAAACCTTATCGGCTAATATATCGACAAATTAGAGGCCATGAATATCTTATTGTCCTTCATTATAATATGGTGTTGGGAGGGTTTAAATGGAAAATAGTGTAGCTATTTGGGAGAGAAAACTGGAAGAAGCACTCATTTTATTTGAGCAACAAGAGAAATATGATTTAGCGTTACAGCATTATAAAGAAGTGGAAAATGAGATTCATAAAATGATTAAACAGAACAATACTGAAATGGTAAAAGCTTATCAATTAGTATCTCAATGCTACTTACGCCAAGCAAGCATTTTGCGCCAGTTGGGAAGAAAAGAAGAAGCTAGTTGAATCAATAAAAAAGAAATTGAGAGTGCAAGACTCTCAGGAAGTTCTATTACATATGCTCAAAGTTTATTTTCAACAGGTGTCAATCTTCTATCCAATAGACAAATTGAAGAGGGATTGTCCCTACTATTGGAAGCAAAATCATATCCAAGGTGTAGGCTGGTATTGATCATACTAGCGGATTTAGGAAACAAAGGACTTACAAATGATAGTATTGAAGAAATTATTAATTATGCAACTAAAGTAATTGAAATCCTTACTCAAGTTCAAAACAATCCTGGTATTTCAAGAGCTTACGAAGCAAGATCCATTGCCTATAAAAACAGTGGAGATTACCAGAGAGCTGACAATGAAATGAGAATGTCAAAAGCCTATAGGTGAGAATGAACAAAACTCCTTGGTCCACCGATAATGAACAACATGTAAAAAGCAAAGAGGCGCTGGTGACCAGTACCTCTTTAAGGTGTTTTTATATTTTTTTATTTTGAATTAATTGAAGAATTACATTAAGACCACCTGTTACACACTCTACATGAAATGGAGGCAAAGGAACAAGCTACCCCTTTCCCTTACCCAACCAAAGGAGCAACATAAGATACGGTTAGTTCCTTCAAGCACTTTAATTGGTCATCATGCGACTTAAATACAGTCCCTATTTCTGGGAATGGAAGCAAAAAGATATGGATGTCTTTCTCACCAACGGATACTTTAGCTTTATAGCTATTTAAATAGCTTACATCCACAGTTTTAAACTCGAGGGGCTCAAATATATTTTCACCAAATATCTTTTCGAACACCTCTTTTTTTATTCCATTTGCTCCTCCAAAGCCAATGATTACTTTCGAAGGAATGGTTTTAAAAAGTGCATGAATCGTAGAAGCTCTTGACTCCACATCCTGATTAAAATTACTAAAACTATTACTATTAGCTGTTCTGGAAACTTTCGGCTTATTAAACGCTCTTAAGTATGGATTATTAGTTCGTGTTGGTGAGATTTCACCATATTCTACTGGATACCAGATACTTTCAGTTTGCCTTGGTAACGGCCTCCAATCGACTAATGCTGATTGTATCTTGTCGTTTTTCTTAAAAAGTGTTTCTCTGATATACCTTTTAATATCTTTTGCTGCATCACCATTATCTGCATAGCTTTTAAACCAAGCCTCAACATCTTCATTCTTATTTTCAAGCCCAAGACAAATGCGTGCCACTGCAGGTAGAAACGCCCCCCTAGTATACCCCTCTTTTTGAGCCTTTTCACTTGGTAACAAATGTTTCAGGATTTTTTGTTGACCGTTTTCCTCTAAATCCCAATATCCACCCGTCCAATCATTTTCTTCCAAGCAGTTGATATAATTTCCATTAGGATCTTTTCCGTAGCTCTCACATCTTGCTTTTACGTTGGCCTCAATAGAGTAACCGCCAGCCCCCTCTTCATTTCCAAAGATGACTAGATCTGCCTCTCTAAAATTCCCATACCCGAGAAATTTTAATAACTTCTGATATTCCTCTTTTGAAACCTTCCACTCTCTATTTCCCATAGAAATCCCCCTTTATATTTAACTTAATGAATGTAATCACTAGATGGTTCCAACATGATCACTTCTAAAAGTACCCCTTCCCCTTTCTCATCACGGTAATTAGCATCGACCACTTTAAATGGCTCCCCATTATAGTAGACAATTGCATTATTCTCGACTGTGCCTTCAACATCCTCTGTATTCACAATAATTTGGGTCAATCGAGACACCTCCTATTTATTTTCAAAATAGCCAAAATCACATTGCGTACACTTAAATCGATTTGTCCAAGGCATGGGTGACAGATTCGATGCCCACACGTATTACATTTGAACCAAGTCCATTCTTTACTATACTCTTGGTGGCAGTGCATACAAGGGATTAACATCTTTTCTCACTCCTATAAAAATAGTTATCTACTCTCATGATACTACCTTGGTACAACATCATAGGTTGCTCTAGTATCTTTTCTAAAAAAGACACAAATTTATTTTTCAACCGCTAAAGGAATTAACCTATAGTTCTTCAGTCGGCCATCATACTTAATGGTTCTACCCTCTCGTAAAAGAAATGTCCGAAGAATTTTTAGATCCTTTTGAA
Encoded here:
- a CDS encoding nucleotide pyrophosphohydrolase — its product is MKNIIDKITSFRDERGWKPYHNEKDLALSISLEANELLENFQWKSSEEAIAESRQNIKEEMADVLIYLIQLADQMGVDLEEEVFKKMEKNAIKYPVDKK